The following are from one region of the Salvia splendens isolate huo1 chromosome 2, SspV2, whole genome shotgun sequence genome:
- the LOC121789857 gene encoding SNW/SKI-interacting protein-like, with product MAALTDILPKAKSSANSNYDHSNDPWFKSRYSLSEVEEESVALKAKPVPPYLKRAGFKPSKPEDFGDGGAFPEIHYAQYPLGMGRSKNKPGAKTLPLTVDERGNLRYDTIVRQDENAKKIVYSQHSDLVPVFAKDGTKEDDMDVDEKQKEIDETTQQTKAALEQIVNVRLSAAQPKNVPKTSTDSKFIKYKPSQQSAAFNSGAKERIIRMVEMPVDPLEPPKFKHKRVPKASGSPPVPVMHSPPRPVTVKDQQDWKIPPCISNWKNPKGYTIPLDKRLAADGRGLQEVQINDNFAKLSEALYVAEQKAREAVAVRSKVQKEMMMKEKEKKEMELRVLAQKARSERTGVASAGGISMPSERAANDVDMSVDYERGREERVREERVRDGPKETKEEKEDRLRREKIREERRRERERERRLEAKDAAMGKKSKITRDRDRDISEKVALGMANTGARGGEVMYDQRLFNQEKGMDSGFATDDAYNIYDKGLFTTQSALTTLYKPKKDGDDEMYGGAEEQLDKIKKTERFKVDRAFTGTSERSGPRDRPVEFDKEQPEEDPFGLDQFLTEVKTGKKAIDKIGSGGTLKASAGSMRDGSDGSTRSRIQFDKGGR from the coding sequence ATGGCGGCGTTGACAGACATTCTTCCAAAGGCGAAATCTTCGGCTAATAGTAATTATGATCACTCTAACGATCCCTGGTTTAAAAGCCGCTATAGTTTATCTGAGGTGGAGGAGGAATCTGTGGCTCTGAAAGCTAAGCCAGTGCCTCCTTATTTGAAACGGGCAGGGTTTAAGCCGTCGAAGCCTGAGGATTTTGGGGATGGAGGGGCTTTTCCTGAGATTCATTATGCGCAGTATCCGCTTGGGATGGGGAGGAGTAAGAACAAGCCTGGTGCAAAGACTTTGCCTCTCACTGTGGACGAGCGTGGCAATTTGAGATACGATACGATTGTGAGGCAGGATGAGAATGCAAAGAAGATAGTGTATTCGCAGCACTCAGATCTTGTTCCAGTCTTTGCCAAGGATGGAACCAAAGAGGATGACATGGATGTTGATGAGAAGCAGAAGGAGATTGATGAGACAACGCAACAAACTAAGGCTGCTTTGGAGCAGATTGTGAATGTTAGGTTGAGTGCTGCACAGCCAAAAAATGTTCCTAAAACGTCCACGGATTCTAAGTTCATCAAGTATAAGCCGTCTCAGCAGTCGGCAGCTTTTAATTCAGGTGCTAAGGAGAGAATCATTCGCATGGTGGAAATGCCTGTAGACCCTCTAGAGCCTCCGAAGTTCAAGCACAAGAGAGTTCCAAAGGCTTCGGGTTCTCCTCCTGTCCCGGTCATGCATTCTCCGCCTCGGCCTGTGACTGTGAAGGACCAGCAGGACTGGAAAATCCCACCTTGCATATCCAACTGGAAGAACCCTAAAGGGTATACAATTCCCCTCGACAAGCGGCTTGCTGCTGATGGCCGAGGGCTGCAGGAGGTTCAGATTAATGATAATTTTGCGAAGTTATCTGAGGCTTTATACGTTGCAGAACAGAAAGCTAGAGAGGCTGTTGCAGTACGGTCTAAGGTTCAAAAGGAGATGATGATGAAGGAAAAGGAGAAGAAAGAGATGGAACTACGGGTGCTTGCACAAAAGGCAAGATCTGAGAGAACTGGTGTGGCTTCAGCAGGTGGAATATCAATGCCTTCTGAGAGGGCTGCTAATGATGTTGATATGAGTGTGGATTATGAGAGGGGTAGAGAGGAAAGAGTTAGAGAGGAAAGGGTTAGGGATGGCCCAAAGGAAACgaaagaagagaaagaggaTAGGTTGCGAAGGGAAAAAATTCGTGAGGAGCggcgaagagagagagagagggaaaggAGACTTGAGGCAAAAGATGCTGCCATGGGGAAGAAGAGCAAGATTACCCGGGATAGAGACCGTGATATCAGTGAGAAGGTGGCTCTTGGGATGGCCAACACAGGAGCAAGAGGGGGTGAAGTTATGTATGATCAGAGGCTGTTCAACCAAGAGAAAGGGATGGATTCTGGTTTTGCTACGGATGATGCTTACAACATCTACGACAAGGGCCTATTTACTACTCAATCTGCTTTGACTACTTTGTACAAGCCTAAGAAAGATGGCGATGATGAGATGTATGGTGGCGCTGAAGAGCAGCTGGATAAGATAAAGAAGACTGAGCGCTTCAAGGTTGACAGGGCATTCACGGGTACATCCGAGAGGTCTGGTCCAAGAGACAGACCCGTTGAGTTTGACAAGGAGCAACCTGAAGAAGATCCCTTCGGTCTTGACCAATTCTTGACAGAGGTTAAGACTGGTAAGAAAGCCATCGACAAAATTGGGAGCGGAGGTACCTTGAAGGCGAGTGCTGGATCCATGCGAGATGGCTCAGACGGATCTACCAGATCGCGTATTCAATTCGATAAAGGGGGACGTTGA
- the LOC121780826 gene encoding WUSCHEL-related homeobox 5-like has product MDEYSTGFCIRTAAARGGGTGSKCGRWNPTGEQVKVLTELFKSGLRTPTTDQIQKISAELSFYEFGSAEKNEAERVIETLQLFPVKSRLYADDWKENSYNHAMEMDHPTLDLRLSFV; this is encoded by the exons atgGATGAGTACTCGACCGGGTTTTGCATTAGAACGGCGGCGGCGCGCGGTGGCGGAACGGGGAGCAAGTGCGGGCGTTGGAATCCGACAGGGGAACAGGTAAAAGTTCTGACGGAGCTGTTCAAGTCAGGTCTCagaactcccactactgatcagaTCCAAAAGATTTCTGCAGAGTTGAGCTTTTATG AATTTGGAAGTGCGGAGAAAAATGAGGCGGAGAGAGTGATTGAAACGCTTCAACTGTTTCCGGTGAAGTCTCGATTGTATGCAGACGATTGGAAAGAGAATTCGTACAATCATGCTATGGAAATGGATCATCCCACCTTGGATTTGAGATTGAGCTTTGTTTAG
- the LOC121774477 gene encoding eukaryotic translation initiation factor 3 subunit F-like, whose protein sequence is MWPAALALFLLHGDRLSLLNGDFHIADIILDLANKTNGVKFSTGGVIGGSALIHEFYSREVNNPIHLTLDTEFRTGNASIKAFVSVGLSLGDQQLAAQFQEIALDLCMVEAEQIGFDVLKPKIVHKLPNDLEGMEATTERLLALIDDVYKYVDSVVEGCRAPDNKIGRFLSDTVAALPKLSPNAFDKLVNDSLQDQLLLLYLSSITRTQLSLAEKLNTAAQIL, encoded by the exons ATGTGGCCGGCGGCGTTAGCTCTGTTTCTTCTCCATGGTGACAG GTTATCATTATTGAATGGAGATTTTCATATTGCAGATATAATTCTTGATTTAGCAAATAAAACTAACGGTGTTAA GTTTTCAACTGGCGGAGTCATTGGTGGCAGTGCTTTGATCCATGAGTTCTACTCTAGAGAAGTTAACAATCCTATTCATTTGACTCTTGATACTGAATTTAGAACTGGTAATGCTTCAATTAAGGCTTTTGTCTCTGTTGGTCTGTCTCTTGGAGACCAACAACTTGCTGCACAATTTCAAGAAATTGCACTGGACCTATGCATGGTTGAGGCGGAACAGATTGGGT TTGATGTACTTAAGCCAAAAATTGTTCACAAGCTTCCAAATGATCTCGAGGGAATGGAAGCAACCACGGAACGGTTGCTTGCTCTAATTGACGATGTGTACAAATATGTGGATAGTGTCGTG GAAGGATGCCGCGCCCCTGATAATAAAATTGGAAGATTTTTATCTGATACGGTAGCAGCTCTTCCCAAACTATCTCCAAATGCTTTTGATAAGCTAGTGAATGACAGTCTGCAG GACCAACTTCTGTTGCTTTATTTGTCTAGCATTACGAGAACACAACTTAGCTTAGCAGAAAAGCTGAATACTGCTGCCCAGATCCTTTGA